From a single Candidatus Defluviilinea gracilis genomic region:
- a CDS encoding TIM barrel protein has protein sequence MALSFQFGTVGSPVGTPKKPGGSVGAIRFSKSIGLTAFELGWVQSVRVSEETCAAIKKTANDEGVLLSVHAPYFFNLNATDEEWPKSRKRLMDAARYGNLAGATDIIFHPGSYFERPPADVLKVSIPRLKGCVDELKKQGNPVILRPETMGKSAMLGSLDDTLEMSKAMKNVQPCLDFAHLHARPGDGTMNTVQEWTKLLEAYQAALGKEALKKLHIHLSGIEYGPKGEKNHLALAESDLKINFLFQVLKEFGCGGRILCESPIMEDDALNMKKAWMKVSGEKE, from the coding sequence ATGGCGCTATCTTTCCAATTCGGCACGGTCGGTTCGCCCGTTGGCACGCCCAAGAAGCCGGGCGGTTCGGTGGGGGCGATCAGGTTCAGCAAATCCATCGGCTTAACCGCGTTCGAGTTGGGCTGGGTGCAATCGGTGCGCGTTTCTGAGGAGACCTGCGCGGCGATCAAGAAGACGGCAAACGATGAAGGCGTTTTGTTGAGCGTGCACGCGCCGTACTTTTTCAACTTGAACGCGACGGATGAGGAATGGCCCAAGTCGCGCAAACGCCTGATGGATGCGGCGCGCTATGGCAACCTCGCCGGCGCGACGGATATTATCTTTCACCCCGGTTCATATTTTGAGCGCCCGCCCGCGGACGTGTTGAAGGTTTCCATCCCGCGTTTGAAAGGTTGCGTCGATGAGTTGAAGAAGCAGGGCAACCCGGTCATCCTGCGCCCGGAGACGATGGGCAAGTCTGCCATGCTAGGTTCGTTGGACGATACGCTGGAGATGAGCAAGGCGATGAAGAATGTGCAACCCTGTTTGGATTTTGCCCACCTGCACGCCCGCCCCGGCGATGGGACGATGAACACCGTTCAAGAGTGGACCAAACTGCTGGAGGCGTATCAAGCCGCCCTGGGGAAAGAAGCGTTGAAGAAACTGCACATCCATTTATCGGGAATCGAATACGGTCCCAAAGGCGAGAAGAATCACCTGGCGCTGGCGGAATCTGATCTCAAGATCAATTTTCTGTTTCAGGTGTTGAAGGAGTTCGGGTGCGGGGGGCGTATCTTGTGCGAAAGCCCGATCATGGAAGACGACGCGCTGAACATGAAAAAGGCGTGGATGAAAGTAAGCGGCGAGAAAGAATAG
- a CDS encoding cob(I)yrinic acid a,c-diamide adenosyltransferase yields MRFYTTTGDDGTTGLLGEGRVTKYHARIEAVGTLDESTAALGLARAQCLDPRSGKIILDAQRDLYKIMAEVAATPENAEKFRMIDASRVTWLEEQTDAISETIEMPKEFILPGDSLAGAALSLARAIVRRAERRVVELRDEQEVSNPELQRYLNRLSSLCFVLELLENKAAGHQTTLAKE; encoded by the coding sequence ATGAGATTTTATACGACCACTGGCGATGACGGCACAACGGGCTTGCTCGGCGAAGGACGCGTGACGAAATATCACGCGCGTATCGAAGCCGTTGGCACATTAGATGAATCGACCGCCGCCCTGGGGCTGGCGCGCGCGCAATGTTTGGACCCGCGCTCGGGCAAGATCATTTTGGACGCGCAACGCGATTTATACAAGATCATGGCAGAGGTGGCGGCAACGCCGGAGAATGCGGAAAAATTCCGCATGATCGACGCCTCGCGCGTGACGTGGCTCGAAGAACAGACCGATGCGATCAGCGAGACTATCGAAATGCCAAAGGAATTTATTTTGCCCGGCGATTCGCTGGCGGGCGCGGCATTGTCGCTGGCGCGCGCCATCGTCCGCCGCGCCGAACGCCGCGTGGTGGAATTGCGCGACGAGCAGGAAGTGTCGAACCCCGAGTTGCAGAGGTATTTGAATCGCTTGTCGTCGTTATGTTTTGTGTTGGAGTTGTTGGAAAATAAAGCGGCGGGGCATCAGACAACGCTGGCAAAAGAATAA
- a CDS encoding 2,5-diamino-6-(ribosylamino)-4(3H)-pyrimidinone 5'-phosphate reductase has protein sequence MKRPYVFINVAMTADGKIDTISRRGAAISSPRDRERVDTLRADSDAVMVGGQTLLNEDPKLTVKSEVLRAERVARGLSPNPMKVCVITSATLPVHSKFLYEGSARVVIFTTNRTSKDKLEALRAGGVEVFVHSGYRVDLAQALRTLNELGVKRLMVEGGATLNFELLRLGLVDEVQAYIAPMIFGGESAPTLAAGAGLERSAAVPLKLTDVEKWEDGGVVLKYSIERSA, from the coding sequence ATGAAACGACCATATGTCTTTATCAACGTGGCAATGACTGCCGATGGAAAGATCGATACGATTTCACGCCGGGGCGCGGCAATCTCTTCGCCGCGCGATAGGGAGCGGGTGGATACACTTCGCGCCGACTCGGACGCGGTGATGGTGGGCGGACAAACACTGCTCAACGAAGACCCAAAGTTGACCGTGAAATCCGAAGTGTTGCGAGCCGAACGCGTGGCGCGGGGGCTGTCCCCGAATCCTATGAAGGTGTGCGTCATTACCTCCGCAACCCTGCCAGTTCATTCAAAATTCTTATACGAAGGGTCGGCGCGGGTCGTAATATTCACAACAAACCGCACATCTAAAGACAAACTTGAAGCCCTGCGCGCAGGCGGCGTGGAAGTGTTTGTCCATTCGGGCTACCGCGTGGATTTGGCGCAGGCGTTGAGAACGCTCAACGAACTCGGCGTGAAGCGTTTGATGGTGGAAGGCGGCGCGACATTGAATTTTGAATTGTTGCGGCTCGGCTTGGTGGATGAAGTTCAGGCGTACATCGCGCCGATGATCTTCGGGGGCGAGTCGGCTCCCACGCTTGCGGCAGGCGCAGGCTTGGAAAGAAGCGCAGCCGTCCCATTGAAATTGACAGACGTGGAGAAATGGGAAGACGGCGGCGTCGTTTTAAAATATTCGATAGAGAGGTCAGCATGA
- the ribA gene encoding GTP cyclohydrolase II, whose amino-acid sequence MITDLHEKFDVLLQNEGDHECEGIGKDKVCVRVVAMAELPTRFGEFHIIAFENNRDGKEHVAIIKGDVIGAADVPVRLHSECLTGDALGSLRCDCRDQLEASLRMIGAMERGMVLYLRQEGRGIGLTNKIRAYSLQDQGLDTVEANHALGFRDDERDYAVAAHMLMSLKIESVRLITNNPKKIQQLIDYGIQVSDRIPHIMEPNEYNRFYLETKVVKSGHMIDFHGKQHLPEQSDRPFIKGMSELPAEVLSE is encoded by the coding sequence ATGATCACAGATCTGCATGAAAAATTCGATGTGTTGCTTCAAAATGAGGGCGACCATGAATGCGAGGGGATCGGGAAAGATAAAGTGTGCGTACGCGTGGTGGCGATGGCGGAACTGCCCACGCGCTTTGGAGAATTCCATATTATTGCCTTTGAAAATAACCGCGACGGCAAAGAACATGTCGCCATCATCAAAGGCGATGTGATCGGCGCGGCAGATGTGCCCGTGCGGTTGCATTCGGAATGTTTGACAGGCGACGCGCTTGGCTCGCTGCGCTGTGATTGCCGCGATCAACTTGAAGCCTCGTTGAGGATGATCGGCGCGATGGAACGCGGCATGGTTTTATATTTGCGTCAGGAAGGGCGCGGCATCGGGTTGACCAACAAGATTCGCGCCTACAGTTTGCAAGACCAGGGGCTCGATACGGTCGAGGCGAATCACGCGCTCGGCTTCCGCGACGATGAACGCGATTACGCCGTCGCCGCGCACATGCTCATGTCGCTCAAGATCGAATCGGTGCGGCTCATCACCAACAACCCGAAAAAGATCCAGCAACTCATTGATTATGGCATCCAGGTTTCAGACCGCATCCCGCACATTATGGAGCCGAACGAATACAATCGGTTTTACCTCGAAACGAAAGTTGTCAAGTCGGGTCACATGATTGATTTTCACGGCAAGCAACATCTGCCCGAACAAAGCGACCGCCCGTTCATCAAAGGCATGAGCGAATTGCCAGCGGAGGTGTTAAGTGAATAG
- a CDS encoding SDR family oxidoreductase — protein MSKTIVITGATGALGIKTARAFAARGDSLVLLAHDSSKLDSLARELNLPSERLLASAVDLRDGQAVHSAGEAVFAKFGGVHGLIHLVGGWLGGKTIPETSVDDFNSMFGQHVETTFHLFQAFMPLLAKSGWGRVITVSPSTVPNPVAKRGAYTAAKAAQETLMLTLAAELKESNVTANIIQVKAIDVDNKGTGTTPDEIVAAMVYLFSEEASKITGARIPLY, from the coding sequence ATGAGTAAAACAATCGTTATCACCGGCGCCACCGGCGCGCTTGGAATTAAAACCGCGCGCGCATTCGCCGCGCGCGGAGATTCATTGGTATTGCTCGCCCACGATTCAAGTAAATTGGATTCCCTCGCCCGCGAGTTGAATCTGCCGAGCGAGCGACTCCTCGCCTCGGCGGTTGATCTGCGCGACGGACAGGCGGTTCATTCCGCAGGGGAGGCTGTCTTTGCCAAGTTCGGCGGGGTGCACGGGTTGATCCATCTCGTCGGCGGCTGGCTCGGCGGCAAGACGATCCCCGAAACCAGCGTGGACGATTTCAACTCCATGTTCGGTCAGCACGTGGAGACGACGTTCCATTTATTCCAAGCGTTCATGCCTCTGCTCGCCAAAAGCGGCTGGGGGCGGGTCATCACTGTTTCGCCGTCCACAGTTCCCAATCCGGTGGCGAAGCGAGGCGCGTACACCGCCGCGAAAGCCGCGCAGGAGACTCTCATGCTCACGCTGGCGGCGGAACTGAAAGAGTCCAACGTCACCGCGAACATCATCCAGGTGAAAGCCATTGATGTGGATAACAAAGGCACAGGCACAACGCCCGATGAGATTGTCGCCGCGATGGTGTATCTGTTCTCAGAGGAAGCGTCGAAAATAACGGGCGCGAGGATACCGTTGTATTAA
- a CDS encoding EamA family transporter, with product MSLFAISILLVSAVLHTVWNLLIKQSQDKYIVTFWMVTFGGMFAFVALFFTGLPPRGMWIFAVVSVCVEVAYFISLSYAYHDNDFSLIYPVARGAAPAFIALWSFLFLSESLKMGGVVGLAFIIGGLVIIGVNALTQAHVTRVHFKGVAVALFIALLISIYSTIDGSAVKNGYALPYVMAMFALVPFVISPFVFRQYGWARIREVLVKQPVRVPLAGVLGVLAYLMAVYAYSIAPLSYAGAVREVSVVFGALAGWWLLNERMGAVRVIGALVIFTGVFMIALYG from the coding sequence ATGTCTCTTTTTGCCATCTCCATTTTATTGGTCAGCGCGGTCCTTCATACCGTCTGGAATCTCCTCATCAAACAATCGCAAGACAAATACATCGTCACCTTTTGGATGGTGACCTTCGGCGGCATGTTCGCTTTCGTTGCCTTGTTCTTCACTGGCTTGCCCCCGCGCGGAATGTGGATCTTTGCCGTCGTCAGCGTGTGCGTCGAAGTGGCGTACTTTATCAGCCTCTCGTATGCGTATCACGATAACGATTTTTCGTTGATCTATCCTGTGGCGCGCGGAGCGGCGCCCGCCTTCATTGCGTTATGGTCGTTCCTGTTCCTGAGCGAATCGCTAAAAATGGGAGGGGTCGTTGGGCTGGCGTTCATCATCGGCGGGTTGGTAATCATCGGGGTCAACGCCCTCACGCAGGCGCATGTGACGCGTGTTCACTTCAAAGGTGTGGCGGTGGCTTTGTTCATTGCCTTGTTGATCTCGATCTACTCCACCATCGACGGGAGCGCCGTAAAGAACGGATATGCCTTGCCGTATGTGATGGCGATGTTCGCGCTGGTGCCGTTCGTCATCTCCCCGTTCGTGTTTCGACAATACGGCTGGGCGCGCATTAGGGAGGTCTTGGTGAAACAGCCCGTCCGTGTTCCATTAGCGGGCGTGCTGGGCGTGCTGGCATATTTGATGGCGGTATATGCCTATTCCATTGCCCCGCTGAGTTACGCCGGCGCGGTCAGGGAAGTGAGCGTGGTTTTCGGCGCGCTGGCAGGCTGGTGGCTGTTGAACGAGCGGATGGGGGCTGTCCGCGTGATCGGCGCGCTTGTCATTTTTACGGGAGTTTTTATGATTGCATTGTACGGGTGA
- a CDS encoding diacylglycerol kinase family protein: MKSFLLSRLAAIGHALRGWQYVLKTQRNAWIHSLAATLVILLGLWLQIPPRDWAVLFLTIAMVFTAEFINTSIEAVVDLASPQKHPLAKVGKDVGAGAVLIAALAGVLIGLLILGPPFWARLTILFAGN, from the coding sequence ATGAAATCTTTCCTTCTATCCCGCCTCGCCGCCATCGGTCATGCCTTGCGCGGCTGGCAATATGTATTGAAGACCCAACGCAATGCGTGGATCCATTCGCTTGCCGCCACGCTGGTTATTCTGCTCGGTTTGTGGTTGCAGATTCCCCCGCGCGATTGGGCGGTCTTGTTCCTGACGATCGCCATGGTGTTCACCGCCGAGTTCATCAACACCTCCATCGAGGCGGTGGTGGACCTGGCAAGCCCGCAGAAACATCCGCTGGCGAAGGTGGGCAAAGATGTGGGCGCGGGCGCGGTGTTGATCGCCGCGCTGGCGGGCGTGTTGATCGGGTTGTTGATTTTGGGCCCGCCATTTTGGGCGCGGCTGACGATACTGTTTGCTGGCAACTGA
- a CDS encoding LysE family translocator, which translates to MIDPSKLSLFIVAAVALLLVPGPAVLYITARSASQGRAAGLVSVLAIETANLIQAVAAGLGLSAILLSSALAFDVVKYLGAGYLIYLGIRKLRSPEQAADEEIKQDSLHQIYWQGVAVNILNPKTALFFFAFLPQFVDPARGNVIAQNLLLGLIFVALAIVTDSLYALAISAFADQLRGNQRFQTGGRYFAGLVYVALGITTALTGTRK; encoded by the coding sequence ATGATCGATCCATCCAAACTCTCATTATTCATTGTCGCGGCGGTTGCCCTGCTCCTCGTGCCAGGACCGGCTGTGTTGTACATCACTGCCCGTAGCGCCAGTCAGGGACGCGCCGCCGGGCTGGTCTCTGTGCTTGCCATCGAAACGGCGAACTTGATCCAGGCGGTCGCCGCCGGGCTGGGGCTTTCCGCGATCCTGCTTTCGTCCGCGCTGGCGTTCGATGTGGTGAAGTACCTCGGCGCGGGATATTTGATCTATCTCGGCATCCGCAAATTACGTTCACCGGAACAAGCGGCAGACGAGGAAATTAAACAGGACAGCCTCCATCAAATCTACTGGCAGGGAGTGGCGGTGAACATCCTCAACCCAAAGACCGCGTTGTTCTTCTTCGCTTTCCTTCCGCAATTCGTGGACCCCGCGCGTGGAAATGTCATCGCGCAAAACCTTCTGCTCGGCTTGATCTTTGTCGCGCTGGCAATCGTCACAGACAGCCTGTACGCGCTGGCAATCAGTGCATTTGCCGATCAATTGCGCGGCAACCAGAGATTCCAAACCGGCGGTCGATACTTTGCGGGTTTGGTCTATGTGGCGTTGGGGATTACCACCGCGCTCACCGGGACGAGGAAATGA
- a CDS encoding GatB/YqeY domain-containing protein has protein sequence MTIKTQLNESMKDAMKSGDEVRKRTVRMALAAVKQVEVDKRIELDDAAVMNLLQKELKNRRESIEEAKKANRSDLVEANEAEIKVLEVFLPKAMPAEELRALVQAAIAEAGAAGPGDMGKVMKILMPKVAGRAPNDMVSAAVKDILQPK, from the coding sequence ATGACAATCAAAACGCAACTCAACGAATCCATGAAAGACGCCATGAAGAGCGGAGACGAAGTTCGCAAACGCACGGTGCGGATGGCGCTCGCCGCGGTGAAGCAAGTAGAAGTGGATAAGCGCATCGAACTCGACGATGCGGCGGTGATGAATTTACTCCAAAAAGAATTGAAGAACCGCCGCGAATCTATTGAGGAGGCGAAGAAAGCGAATCGTTCCGACCTGGTCGAAGCCAACGAAGCCGAGATCAAAGTGCTCGAAGTCTTCCTGCCGAAAGCCATGCCCGCCGAGGAATTGCGCGCGCTCGTGCAAGCCGCCATTGCCGAAGCCGGCGCGGCGGGTCCCGGCGACATGGGCAAAGTGATGAAAATTCTCATGCCCAAAGTGGCGGGGCGCGCGCCAAACGACATGGTTAGCGCGGCAGTGAAGGACATCCTCCAACCCAAGTAA
- a CDS encoding DUF1080 domain-containing protein — protein sequence MKPLKPLFFLTAFVLIVGLACGGSSDTPTQPPQPPTNPPQQQDPTQPPPPPQATDTQAAPTEPPVQPASQFFTEEFDSPLSNDWSILTVTGSEAADPDKVTVEAENGKLVWNFDSEQVYYYLFYGAFDYEDVTLEVRADNRGKNTNSVSLICRYDPEVGWYEFNIDNGGLYNILYAEVDKNGDIGYNLITNGGSNAIKQGKDVNEYSITCKGDELSLSINGDEVNSITEKKYALRSGQVGISVSAFNVLPIIIEMDWIKVSEP from the coding sequence ATGAAACCACTGAAACCCTTATTTTTCCTGACCGCGTTCGTTCTGATCGTGGGTCTGGCTTGCGGCGGCAGTAGCGATACGCCTACACAGCCCCCCCAACCGCCGACCAACCCGCCGCAACAGCAAGACCCAACGCAACCGCCGCCCCCGCCCCAGGCAACCGATACCCAAGCCGCGCCCACAGAGCCGCCGGTTCAACCTGCGAGCCAATTCTTCACCGAAGAATTCGATTCTCCGCTTTCAAATGATTGGTCCATCCTCACCGTGACCGGGTCCGAAGCCGCAGACCCCGACAAGGTCACTGTGGAAGCCGAGAATGGAAAACTGGTCTGGAATTTCGATAGTGAGCAGGTCTACTACTACCTATTCTATGGCGCCTTTGACTACGAAGATGTGACCCTGGAAGTGCGCGCCGATAACCGAGGCAAGAATACCAACTCGGTGAGCCTGATCTGCCGCTACGACCCGGAAGTAGGCTGGTACGAGTTCAATATCGATAACGGCGGCTTATATAACATCCTATACGCCGAAGTCGACAAGAACGGCGATATCGGCTACAACCTGATCACCAACGGCGGTTCGAATGCCATCAAACAGGGCAAGGATGTCAATGAGTATTCGATCACCTGCAAAGGTGATGAATTATCGTTGAGCATCAACGGCGATGAAGTGAACTCCATCACGGAAAAGAAATATGCCCTGCGAAGCGGGCAGGTCGGCATTTCTGTGTCCGCGTTCAATGTGTTGCCGATCATCATTGAAATGGATTGGATCAAGGTCAGCGAGCCGTAG
- a CDS encoding HDIG domain-containing protein, with protein MGIIPARHRQTPPRIRAFQITLLAVASVISYGALVLPLLINPATTSLQAGDVSPNNYQAPRTLQFESKARTEDARLAAAKAVAPVYASPDPAIARQQTDRLRAALAQITLIRDNDELIAEQKFSILDSMSELNLQPETIEKVLALTPARWDSIKGEALSVLEQVMRRSIREQDADTVRRSVPSLVSFSFDEEQVAMIAELVTVFIKPNSALNAELTEAAQQSAMDAVAPITVEYKVGQIIVLRGQIITPAQREALEQFGLIKTETLWQDYLGAGALVLIVAMYVRLYFSRRRMAFLLEARNLLAVALIFIFFIVAVRATIPDRTVVSYAFPLPAMGLLIATMFGVEVGIVFSVAMALLAPYALPNTPDLLPYYLVTSLTGVLVLGAARRVWTFFRAGIAVAWAGIIVLIAFRLPFTPTDGAGLLELSGAAIISGLASSSIALLLQYFLAQTVGLTTALQLIEISRPDSPLLQFFLRSAPGTYQHSLQVANLAEQGAELIGADALLTRVGALFHDVGKSMNPMFFIENQPQGQMNAHDDMDPAQASATIVAHVTDGVALARQYRLPRRIDDFILEHHGTMITRYQFNKAVEAAGGDASKVDKDNFRYPGPRPRSRESALLMLADGSEARARAERPQTEEDLRKIVLSTIDSAQKQGQLDNTQLTLRDLSIITESFVNILRGTHHPRVSYPKDESAATNVLTAPRK; from the coding sequence ATGGGGATCATTCCTGCGCGGCATCGGCAAACGCCTCCGCGCATCCGCGCGTTCCAAATTACCCTGCTCGCGGTTGCGAGCGTCATCTCATACGGCGCGCTCGTTTTGCCGTTGCTGATCAACCCCGCCACAACCAGTTTGCAAGCGGGAGACGTTTCCCCGAACAATTATCAAGCCCCGCGCACCCTGCAATTTGAAAGCAAAGCGCGCACCGAAGACGCGCGTCTTGCCGCCGCGAAGGCTGTCGCTCCGGTGTACGCGTCACCGGACCCCGCCATCGCCCGCCAGCAGACCGACCGCCTCCGCGCCGCGCTTGCCCAGATCACACTCATCCGCGATAACGACGAGCTCATCGCCGAACAAAAATTTTCCATCCTTGATTCGATGAGCGAACTCAACCTGCAACCGGAGACCATCGAAAAAGTGTTGGCGCTAACGCCCGCCCGCTGGGATTCGATCAAAGGAGAAGCGTTGAGCGTGCTCGAACAGGTCATGCGGCGGAGCATCCGCGAACAGGACGCGGATACCGTGCGGCGCAGTGTGCCTTCGCTGGTCAGCTTCTCGTTCGACGAGGAACAAGTAGCCATGATTGCCGAATTGGTAACGGTCTTTATCAAGCCGAATAGCGCGCTGAACGCCGAATTGACCGAAGCTGCCCAACAGTCCGCAATGGACGCGGTGGCGCCCATTACTGTGGAATATAAAGTAGGGCAGATCATCGTTTTGCGCGGGCAGATCATCACGCCAGCCCAACGCGAAGCGCTCGAACAATTTGGACTGATCAAGACCGAGACGCTCTGGCAGGATTATCTCGGCGCGGGCGCGTTAGTATTGATCGTTGCCATGTATGTGCGTTTATATTTTTCGCGGCGGCGCATGGCATTCCTGCTCGAAGCGCGCAACCTGCTTGCCGTCGCGTTGATCTTCATCTTCTTCATCGTGGCAGTGCGCGCAACCATCCCCGATCGAACCGTGGTGTCCTATGCCTTTCCACTGCCCGCCATGGGGTTGTTGATCGCCACCATGTTCGGCGTGGAGGTGGGCATCGTCTTTTCAGTGGCAATGGCTTTGCTGGCTCCATACGCCCTGCCCAACACGCCAGACCTGCTTCCGTATTACCTTGTCACCTCGCTGACCGGCGTGCTCGTGCTTGGCGCGGCGCGGCGCGTGTGGACGTTCTTCCGCGCGGGCATTGCCGTTGCCTGGGCGGGCATCATCGTGTTGATCGCCTTCCGCCTCCCGTTCACCCCGACGGATGGGGCTGGCTTGCTCGAACTCAGCGGAGCCGCCATCATCAGCGGGCTTGCCTCCTCGAGCATCGCGCTATTATTGCAATACTTCCTTGCGCAGACGGTCGGTCTCACTACGGCGTTGCAACTCATCGAAATTTCGCGTCCCGATTCGCCGTTATTGCAATTCTTTTTACGAAGCGCGCCCGGCACCTACCAGCACAGTTTGCAAGTGGCGAACCTCGCCGAACAGGGAGCCGAACTCATCGGCGCAGACGCCCTGCTCACCCGCGTCGGCGCGTTGTTCCATGATGTGGGCAAATCGATGAACCCAATGTTCTTCATCGAAAACCAACCGCAGGGACAAATGAACGCGCACGACGATATGGATCCCGCCCAAGCCTCGGCGACCATCGTTGCCCACGTCACCGATGGCGTCGCGCTGGCGCGCCAATATCGCCTGCCGCGCCGCATCGACGATTTCATCCTCGAGCATCATGGCACGATGATCACGCGCTATCAATTCAACAAAGCCGTCGAAGCCGCCGGCGGAGACGCCTCGAAAGTGGATAAAGACAACTTTCGCTACCCGGGTCCGCGCCCGCGCTCGCGCGAATCGGCTCTGCTCATGCTGGCAGACGGTTCCGAAGCCCGCGCCCGCGCCGAACGCCCGCAAACCGAAGAAGACCTGCGCAAGATCGTGTTATCCACCATCGATAGCGCGCAAAAACAAGGCCAACTCGATAACACCCAACTCACCCTGCGCGACCTGAGCATCATCACCGAATCGTTCGTCAATATTTTGCGCGGCACGCACCATCCGCGCGTGTCGTACCCGAAGGATGAATCGGCCGCGACGAATGTGCTGACCGCGCCGAGAAAATAA
- a CDS encoding DUF554 domain-containing protein has product MTGTFLNIATVLIGGMIGLLFGARIPEKLKATVIAGMGLFTAAMGLQMFMETKNPLIVLGALLIGTLLGEWIRIEDGLHNFGKFLEQRFSKEGDDGSNKFVRGFLTASLLFCVGPMTILGSIQDGLTGDYNLLAVKSVLDGFASMAFASTLGAGVLFSTIVIFVFQGGVSLFAAQLNAIATPIMMGELSATGGVILLGLAISSLLEIKKIRVGNMLPALAVAPIIVWGLSLF; this is encoded by the coding sequence ATGACCGGCACTTTTCTCAACATCGCAACCGTTCTCATCGGCGGGATGATCGGCTTGCTCTTCGGCGCGCGCATCCCTGAAAAGTTAAAAGCCACTGTGATAGCAGGCATGGGTCTTTTTACGGCGGCAATGGGATTGCAAATGTTTATGGAGACAAAGAACCCGCTCATTGTGTTGGGCGCGTTATTGATCGGCACGTTGTTGGGGGAATGGATCAGGATCGAAGACGGCTTGCATAACTTCGGAAAATTTCTCGAACAGCGATTTTCCAAGGAAGGCGATGACGGCTCGAACAAGTTCGTGCGCGGATTTTTGACCGCGTCGCTGTTGTTCTGCGTGGGACCGATGACCATCCTCGGTTCGATCCAGGACGGGTTGACCGGCGACTACAACCTGTTGGCGGTGAAGTCGGTGTTGGATGGATTCGCGTCCATGGCGTTCGCCTCCACGCTGGGGGCGGGCGTGTTGTTCTCGACCATCGTGATCTTCGTTTTTCAGGGCGGGGTCAGTTTGTTCGCGGCGCAATTGAACGCAATTGCGACGCCGATCATGATGGGCGAACTATCGGCGACAGGCGGTGTGATTTTGCTGGGGTTGGCGATCAGCAGTCTGTTGGAGATCAAAAAGATCCGCGTGGGGAATATGTTGCCGGCGCTTGCCGTCGCGCCAATCATTGTGTGGGGATTGTCGCTATTCTAA
- the ybeY gene encoding rRNA maturation RNase YbeY — protein sequence MINIESKFDFPEKLLERAARAALLHQHQSPDADLSIVLTDDKRLQQLNRDYLGIDAPTDVLSFPASESDPDTGSPYLGDILLSIPRAKAQAKTAGHALESEAQLLVVHGVLHLLGHDHAKPKEKATMWKAQAEILDSLGLGTIQIREE from the coding sequence ATGATCAACATCGAATCGAAATTCGACTTTCCTGAAAAGCTTCTCGAACGCGCGGCGCGCGCGGCGTTGCTCCATCAACACCAATCGCCCGATGCGGACTTGTCCATTGTGCTGACGGACGACAAACGCCTGCAACAACTGAATCGGGATTATTTGGGAATCGACGCGCCCACCGACGTGCTCTCCTTCCCCGCCTCCGAATCGGACCCTGACACTGGCTCGCCCTACCTCGGCGACATCCTCCTTTCGATCCCTCGAGCGAAGGCGCAGGCAAAAACTGCGGGGCACGCGCTCGAATCGGAAGCGCAACTGCTGGTGGTGCATGGCGTGTTGCATTTGTTGGGTCACGACCATGCGAAGCCGAAAGAAAAAGCAACGATGTGGAAAGCCCAAGCCGAGATCTTAGACTCATTGGGTTTGGGCACGATTCAAATTCGAGAGGAATAG